One segment of Pogoniulus pusillus isolate bPogPus1 chromosome 26, bPogPus1.pri, whole genome shotgun sequence DNA contains the following:
- the FAM131A gene encoding LOW QUALITY PROTEIN: protein FAM131A (The sequence of the model RefSeq protein was modified relative to this genomic sequence to represent the inferred CDS: inserted 2 bases in 1 codon): MRSGGHAGCAEPTVVPAPGXPPGSMGCIGSKTTIVAVDTTLCVEWKEVKALSPLSVARPLPRLVRQASFDSQDFLQVNVEDTVEMLPKSRRALTIQEIAALARSSLHGISQVVKEHVTKPTAMAQGRVAHLIEWKGWCKPVESPTALESAFSSYCHLSEGEQEARFAAGVAEQFAIAEAKLRAWSSVDGDDSNDESYDEDFMPSTESSQPTELPSTVPASALLRDLLQGHLCQLGVRHGSCEPESDSSHTLSPETLCSSLCSLEMVSPSELTAKLLGSLGGEDLLLPKLPPPASQSALRGLARLRCQDSLYSVSYAEACLSPAEDEVVLSKDFSLRRKVSDVASSGVASLEEEEETEEP, encoded by the exons TGGCTGTGGACACGACGCTGTGCGTGGAGTGGAAGGAGGTGAAAGCTCTGTCACCGCTGAGTGTTGCCCGCCCACTGCCCCGCTTGGTGCGCCAGGCCTCCTTCGACAGCCAGGACTTCCTCCAG gtcaATGTTGAGGACACTGTCGAGATGCTGCCCAAATCGCGGCGCGCGCTGACCATCCAGGAGATTGCCGCCCTGGCCCGCTCCTCGCTGCACG GCATCTCACAGGTGGTGAAGGAGCACGTGACAAAGCCGACAGCCATGGCACAGGGCCGGGTCGCCCACCTCATCGAGTGGAAGGGCTGGTGCAAACCAGTGGAGTCGCCCACTGCCCTGGAGAGCGCCTTCAGCTCCTACTGCCATCTGAGcgagggagagcaggaggcaCGCTTCGCTGCTG GAGTGGCGGAGCAGTTTGCCATCGCCGAGGCCAAGCTGAGAGCCTGGTCCTCTGTGGATGGGGACGATTCAAATGATGAGTCTTACGACGAGGACTTCATGCCCTCCACGGAGAGCTCCCAGCCCACTG agctgcccagcacgGTGCCTGCCAGCGCACTGCTGCGAGACCTGCTGCAGGGccacctgtgccagctgggtgtgCGGCATGGTTCCTGTGAACCCGAGAGTGACTCCTCGCACACCCTCTCCCCCGAGaccctgtgctccagcctctgcagcctggagatggtGTCCCCCTCTGAACTCACTGCCAAACTGCTGGGCTCCCTTGGGGGTGaggacctgctgctgcccaagtTGCCCCCCCCGGCCAGCCAAAGTGCCTTGCGGGGCCTGGCACGGCTCCGGTGCCAGGACTCCCTCTACTCCGTGTCCTACGCTGAAGCCTGCCTCTCACCTGCTGAGGACGAGGTGGTGCTGAGCAAGGACTTCTCGCTCCGACGGAAAGTCTCTGACGTCGCGTCCTCCGGGGTGGCATcgctggaggaagaggaggagactgaagaGCCCTGA
- the LOC135186763 gene encoding heat shock protein beta-7-like: protein MASLGSASTYCAYSQGHSEPCFEGDLRRGPFGARVHEAFGYPGSPGAMYPCSLGSWVRAQGDTYQVVADVSQFEPPDIVVTTSNCHITIQAEKVAEDGTICDTFTHKCQLPEDTDPLSVSCALTEAGMLVITAQRRAGARPGEPPQLLYRSEATL, encoded by the exons ATGGCCTCGCTTGGCTCAGCCTCTACCTACTGTGCCTACAGCCAAGGGCACAGCGAGCCCTGCTTCGAGGGTGACCTGCGGCGTGGGCCCTTCGGGGCACGGGTGCACGAGGCCTTTGGGTACCCAG GGTCCCCAGGTGCTATGTacccctgcagcctgggctccTGGGTGCGTGCCCAGGGTGACACCTACCAGGTGGTAGCTGACGTCAGCCAGTTTGAGCCCCCTGACATCGTGGTGACCACCTCCAACTGCCACATCACCATCCAGGCTGAGAAG GTGGCAGAGGATGGCACCATCTGTGACACCTTCACCCACAAATGCCAGCTGCCTGAGGACACGGACCCGCTGTCGGTGAGCTGTGCCCTCACTGAGGCTGGCATGCTGGTGATCACTGCCCAGCGCCGTGCTGGTGCCCGCCCCGGTGAGCCCCCGCAGCTGCTGTACCGCAGTGAGGCCACGCTGTGA